ATACACTTTTTTCCCATCCTCTCATTTCAATTAGCGCTGGAGTTCCAGGATGTCCAAAATTATAAACAATTACACATAAAAACATCATTATTATCATTTTATTGATATTTTTTTTCTTTTCTAACTCTTTATTTTCTTCCATTTATTCTCCTTCAAATTTTTTTAAAATAAAAAAACCAATAAAAATTATTTATTGATTTTCAATGTCTAATATTTTTTTATTTAATAAATTATGGCGCACCTAACAGGAGTCGAACCCATAACCTTCTGATCCGTAGTCAGACGCTCTATCCAGTTGAGCTACAGGTGCAAAAAAAACCTTCTTATAAAAAAAATGGCGGAGAAGGAGGGATTCGAACCCTCGATCCAAGTTTTAGCCCGGATACTCCCTTAGCAGGGGAGCGCATTCGGCCAGCTCTGCCACTTCTCCAAAATTATATTTAATGGCGGGTGAACTGGGATTCGAACCCAGACATCTTGCGATTTCGCCGGTTTTCAAGACCGGTCCCTTAGCCGTTCGGACATCCACCCACACGCTACATTTGGTATTTTATCATATTTAATATTATTTGTCAAATATTTTTTAATTTTTTTATAAAAAAACCAGAAATTATTTTCTGGTCCATTTCCAATTACTTTAAAACTGCAAAAAATCTAAACTTTTTATTAGAATAATCCTGGAATACTCACTCCACCAGTAACTACTTCCATTTCTTTTTCTGCCATTTCTTCAGCTTTATCTAAAATTTCATTTACTGCATTTATAATTAAATCTGAAACGATTGTTGAATCATTTTCTTCAATTGCGTCTTTTAAAACATCTAAAGAAATTGATAAATCAACTAATTTTTTTTGACCATTGGCTTTAACAGTGATTCCACCACCAGCTACAGAACTTTCTACAAATTTATCTTTTAATCCTTCTTGAATTTTTAACATTTCTTGTTGCATTACTTGAGCTTGTTTTATAATATCTTGTTGGCTTCCTCCTGATTTATTTCCTGCTCCTTTTATTTTTCTAACCATAATTAATATTTCCTCCTACGAAATTATATGATTTTTCACATTTAAATTTTTTATAAAAAAAAATGGTGGAGAGAGAAGGATTCGAACCTTCGAAGGCTGAGCCGGCAGATTTACAGTCTGATCCCTTTGGCCACTCGGGAACCTCTCCACAACATTATTAATTTTTCTATGGTGCCGCTTGTCGGACTCGAACCAACCACCTACTGATTACAAGTCAGTTGCTCTACCAGATGAGCTAAAGCGGCAAAATTTTATGGCGGAAGTGACGAGACTCGAACTCGCGACATCTTGCGTGACAGGCAAGCACTCTAACCAACTGAGCTACACCTCCATAAATGGTGGTCACAATTGGGCTCGAACCAATGACCCCCTGCTTGTAAGGCAGGTGCTCTCCCAACTGAGCTATGCGACCATAATTTTATTTAATTGGTACGGCCTAGGGGAGTCGAACCCCTGTTGCCAGGATGAAAACCTGGAGTCCTGACCACTAGACGAAGGCCGCACACTTTATTTGTGAAATTTATTTATCTCACGACGAAAAATATTATATCATATATATTTTTAGATGTCAACACTTTTTTTTAATTTTTTTATATTTTTTTATATTTTTCAAAATAACTTAGAAATAAAAAAAGTAAGTTACTAATAACTTACTTTACTGCAAATAATGCTTTTTGAACTTTAGGACTTAATGTTTTAATATTTTTTAACAATATTTTTTTAACTTGATCAACATTTTTTCCTTTTAATGTTTTCATAGCTTTTGTGCAAACTCTTACTCTTACTTCGCTTCCATTAATATTTAAAAGCATTGTCTGCAAATTTGGTTTCCATATTCTTTTTGTAGCTTTGTGAGAGTGACTTACTCTATTTCCGTGGCTAACTTCTTTTCCAAAAACTTCACATCTTCTCATTGTTTTTCACCCTACTAAAATTAGTAGCTCCTTTCTTAATTTTAAATATAGTTTTCACTATTTATAATTTTTAATTACTTAACTAATTTATTTTTTAGTTAAAATTCTTCATATATCGACCTATATTTTATCATATTTCTCAAATTTTTACAAGTATTTTCCAAATATTAGATAAATAAAATTTTTTTATTTTTCAAAATATTTGTTCAATAATATTTTTTATTTTTTTTCAAAAAATTGCTTTAAATTTGGCGGAAAATAATTTGGTCCCTTTATAACTTTCCCGTCTTCTCGATAAATCGGATTTCCATTTTCGTCCAATTTACTAAGATTACTTCTGTGGATTTCCTCAAAAACT
This genomic stretch from Leptotrichia sp. oral taxon 218 harbors:
- a CDS encoding YbaB/EbfC family nucleoid-associated protein, which gives rise to MVRKIKGAGNKSGGSQQDIIKQAQVMQQEMLKIQEGLKDKFVESSVAGGGITVKANGQKKLVDLSISLDVLKDAIEENDSTIVSDLIINAVNEILDKAEEMAEKEMEVVTGGVSIPGLF
- the rpmB gene encoding 50S ribosomal protein L28 codes for the protein MRRCEVFGKEVSHGNRVSHSHKATKRIWKPNLQTMLLNINGSEVRVRVCTKAMKTLKGKNVDQVKKILLKNIKTLSPKVQKALFAVK